One region of Primulina tabacum isolate GXHZ01 chromosome 1, ASM2559414v2, whole genome shotgun sequence genomic DNA includes:
- the LOC142518081 gene encoding cold-regulated 413 plasma membrane protein 2-like, which produces MVGGKMSYLAMKTDYEAENALISSDLRELGNSLQQLANHAFLGGGLGFGTSFLKWVAFCAAVYLLILDRTNWKTNILTSLLIPYIFFSLPNWLFHLLRGEVGKWIAFIAVTLRLFFPRRFPDWLELPAALILIIVVAPRLFADEIRGHWVGLVICLIIGCYLLQEHIRASGGFRNSFTRSNGVSNSIGILLLFVYPVWALVLWFL; this is translated from the exons ATGGTGGGTGGGAAGATGAGTTACCTGGCAATGAAGACCGATTACGAGGCGGAGAATGCGCTGATCAGCTCTGACCTGAGGGAGCTCGGGAATTCTTTGCAGCAGCTGGCGAATCACGCGTTTCTGGGTGGTGGCCTTGGGTTCGGGACTTCGTTCCTCAAATGGGTTGCTTTCTGTGCTGCCGT TTACTTGTTGATCTTGGATCGAACAAACTGGAAGACCAACATCCTTACATCCCTTCTAATCCCTTACATTTTCTTCAGTCTTCCGAATTGGTTGTTCCACTTGCTAAG GGGAGAAGTTGGAAAATGGATTGCTTTTATTGCTGTCACCCTACGCCTCTTCTTTCCTAGACGTTTTCCAG ATTGGCTGGAACTGCCGGCAGCATTGATCCTTATCATCGTGGTGGCTCCGAGATTATTTGCTGATGAGATCAGGGGACACTGGGTTGGACTGGTTATCTGCCTCATCATCGGATGTTACTTGCTGCAAGAACACATTCGAGCATCCGGTGGGTTCAGGAATTCCTTCACAAGGAGCAATGGCGTCTCAAACTCTATCGGGATACTCCTACTGTTCGTGTATCCTGTTTGGGCCCTTGTTCTTTGGTTTCTCTAG